One window of candidate division KSB1 bacterium genomic DNA carries:
- a CDS encoding DMT family transporter, protein MRQYLILGVGIIAISSASILIKLCAAPSMVIAMYRLAFASLFFITTAGVKKNNPLQDFHKKDLALAFFSALFLCVHFAAWITSLSYTSVASSVVLVSTSPVFVAIGSIFFLKEKPGKLLIWGIAFTLIGAVILSYKELGVGKNSVFGNALALAGAIGIAGHFLIGKVLRARIDTFSYVTVVYSITALFLILISGFLRNSFFDYNANTYLLFFLIAFVPQVIGHTTLNWALKLFSAATVAVITLSEPIGASILAFFLLGEKITGMQSLGGLVILTGVAFALRGEINHNRRASGK, encoded by the coding sequence ATGCGTCAATATCTCATACTTGGGGTCGGCATCATTGCCATCTCCTCGGCATCGATTTTAATTAAACTCTGCGCTGCCCCCTCCATGGTCATCGCCATGTACCGGCTCGCCTTCGCCTCTCTTTTTTTCATCACCACCGCTGGCGTAAAAAAAAATAACCCCTTGCAGGATTTCCATAAAAAAGACCTCGCTCTGGCATTTTTTTCCGCCCTGTTTCTTTGTGTGCATTTCGCAGCCTGGATCACATCTTTGAGCTACACCTCGGTTGCAAGTTCGGTCGTTCTAGTCTCAACTTCACCGGTTTTTGTCGCCATCGGCTCAATCTTTTTTTTGAAAGAAAAACCCGGCAAACTGCTTATTTGGGGCATTGCCTTCACGCTAATTGGTGCGGTGATTCTAAGCTATAAGGAACTCGGAGTCGGTAAAAACTCTGTTTTTGGAAACGCATTAGCCCTGGCCGGCGCAATCGGAATCGCCGGGCACTTTTTAATTGGAAAAGTCCTCCGCGCTCGCATCGACACCTTTTCTTATGTAACGGTCGTTTACTCAATCACCGCTCTATTTCTAATTTTAATCAGCGGGTTCCTGAGAAACTCATTTTTTGATTACAATGCAAATACGTATTTGCTATTTTTCTTAATTGCGTTTGTGCCGCAGGTCATCGGACACACGACATTGAATTGGGCATTGAAACTTTTTTCAGCAGCTACAGTTGCAGTCATTACTTTAAGCGAACCGATTGGCGCCTCGATCCTGGCTTTTTTTCTTTTAGGAGAAAAAATAACCGGCATGCAATCTCTCGGAGGACTTGTAATTTTGACAGGTGTGGCTTTTGCTCTCCGAGGCGAAATCAACCACAACCGTCGCGCAAGTGGCAAGTAG
- a CDS encoding ferredoxin family protein, translating to MTYIIAEPCVDVLDKACVDVCPVDCIYEVEDTELSEGDEAHMAMLYIHPEECIDCGACEPECPVEAIFPEDELPDKWSKYTEYNYVAFGCSPP from the coding sequence ATGACCTATATCATCGCTGAACCTTGCGTTGATGTTCTGGATAAAGCCTGTGTTGATGTTTGTCCAGTAGATTGCATTTATGAGGTGGAAGACACCGAACTCTCGGAGGGTGATGAAGCTCATATGGCAATGCTCTACATTCATCCGGAGGAATGTATCGACTGCGGCGCCTGCGAACCTGAATGTCCGGTCGAGGCCATCTTCCCCGAAGATGAATTGCCCGACAAATGGAGCAAATACACCGAATACAACTACGTGGCATTTGGCTGTTCACCCCCGTAA
- the rnz gene encoding ribonuclease Z: protein MEIVLLGTGAALPTKSRLPSATALIRLGEILLFDCGEGTQMQFQKAQLKPGKLTRIFISHFHGDHFYGLIGFITSLQLGGRIKPLFLYGPKGLAEYMGFMQRISDFRLGYPVTICEVENDREETIWDFDEYSITALPLEHRILTLGFKLEEKLKPGKFDVSKAEQLEIPDGPLRACLQNGESIVLPNGKEVKPAQVLGPKRPGQTVAICLDSRPCQNSIELARNADLLIHEATFDDSRKERADETYHSTGSQAAQIAKEAEAKKLLLTHISARYEKNDEEEFLTQATKIFPNTILGQDLMRVQV, encoded by the coding sequence ATGGAAATCGTTCTTTTAGGAACAGGCGCAGCCCTGCCCACAAAATCCCGTTTGCCTTCCGCAACCGCTCTAATTCGACTTGGAGAAATTCTGTTATTTGACTGCGGAGAAGGCACGCAAATGCAGTTTCAAAAAGCTCAGCTCAAACCGGGAAAATTGACCCGCATTTTCATTTCCCACTTTCACGGCGACCATTTTTACGGTCTGATTGGGTTCATAACTTCTTTGCAGTTAGGTGGCCGTATAAAGCCGCTGTTTTTATATGGTCCAAAAGGACTCGCCGAATACATGGGTTTTATGCAGCGAATTTCTGATTTCAGACTTGGCTATCCAGTTACCATTTGTGAGGTTGAAAATGACCGGGAGGAAACTATTTGGGATTTTGACGAATATTCAATAACGGCTTTGCCTTTAGAGCATCGAATTTTAACTTTGGGATTTAAACTCGAGGAAAAACTCAAGCCCGGCAAATTTGACGTCTCAAAAGCAGAACAGTTGGAGATTCCTGACGGCCCCTTGAGAGCATGCCTACAAAATGGCGAGTCCATTGTTTTACCAAATGGCAAGGAAGTAAAACCAGCTCAGGTTTTAGGCCCGAAACGTCCTGGGCAAACAGTTGCTATCTGTCTCGATTCCAGGCCGTGTCAGAATTCAATCGAGCTTGCCCGAAATGCTGACTTGCTGATTCACGAAGCCACATTCGATGATTCCCGAAAAGAACGTGCTGATGAAACGTACCATTCAACCGGCTCACAAGCTGCGCAGATTGCCAAAGAGGCGGAGGCCAAAAAACTTTTACTAACCCACATCAGCGCTCGTTACGAGAAGAATGATGAAGAAGAATTCCTGACGCAGGCTACAAAGATTTTCCCGAACACAATTCTTGGCCAGGATTTAATGCGAGTGCAGGTTTAA
- a CDS encoding HAD family hydrolase — protein sequence MKNKIQTIFFDAGNTLIFPDYFVIQKVLREFGIKATVAKIRHAEYEALAESQKAKGTQSWNVYFGIWLKMAGAKEENVKEIYARLWEKNRQKNLWSLVEESAVETLAELKKRQYKLGVISNSDGSIEKLLTDCGLTEYFDAIVDSSVFGIRKPDVKIFEFALKKIKADPGESLFVGDSYEIDILGAENAGLTSVLFDPLKRFDPLKCTKINELSELLRLL from the coding sequence ATGAAAAATAAAATTCAAACAATCTTTTTTGATGCGGGCAACACGCTCATTTTTCCGGATTATTTTGTCATTCAAAAAGTATTGCGCGAATTTGGAATCAAGGCAACCGTGGCCAAAATCAGGCACGCGGAATATGAAGCTTTGGCCGAATCGCAAAAGGCAAAAGGAACTCAGTCGTGGAATGTTTATTTCGGCATCTGGCTGAAGATGGCCGGCGCTAAAGAAGAAAATGTGAAAGAAATTTATGCCCGGTTGTGGGAGAAAAATAGGCAAAAGAACTTGTGGAGTCTCGTTGAAGAGAGCGCCGTCGAAACGCTCGCTGAACTAAAAAAGCGGCAATATAAATTGGGGGTAATTTCCAACTCTGATGGCAGCATCGAGAAACTTTTGACCGATTGCGGTCTTACCGAATATTTTGATGCAATTGTTGATTCGTCCGTGTTTGGAATTCGCAAGCCGGATGTGAAAATTTTTGAATTTGCTCTCAAAAAGATAAAAGCCGACCCCGGCGAATCATTGTTTGTCGGTGATTCCTATGAAATCGACATCCTGGGCGCTGAGAATGCCGGGCTGACTTCAGTACTATTTGACCCGCTAAAAAGGTTCGACCCTTTAAAATGTACTAAGATAAATGAGTTGAGTGAACTGCTTCGGCTTTTGTAA
- a CDS encoding zinc-binding dehydrogenase, whose amino-acid sequence MKSYFLIEPGSIELREIPLPIPNKGDLIVKIEAALTCGTDLKAYRRGHPKMPMPTPFGHEFSGRIVDAGSSSNGYHEGDAIMGVPTAPCGDCYYCRRRLENLCPLTMREWLMGAYAEYIKIPRRIVEKNMFIKPAFLSFEEASFLEPLACVIHGIEPLHIFPEDTVLIIGAGPIGLLHVLMAKIKGAHKIIVAGKHEQKLQIATELGADFVINTVTENSVETVQEITKGYGANWIFECTGLPLVWEESISLASKGATIILFGGCPPDTKIMADTARLHYDEISLMGSFHYTPGDVEIAYQLLVEKQIEVSKLITAKYPLNDLRKAFDLLLEGKGIKYAIRP is encoded by the coding sequence ATGAAGTCATATTTTCTGATTGAACCGGGCTCAATTGAGCTGCGTGAAATTCCACTTCCAATCCCTAATAAAGGCGATCTCATCGTGAAAATAGAAGCAGCTTTGACTTGTGGAACGGATCTGAAAGCCTATCGTCGCGGTCATCCCAAAATGCCCATGCCGACCCCCTTTGGTCATGAGTTCTCCGGCCGAATCGTCGATGCCGGATCCAGTTCGAACGGCTATCACGAAGGCGATGCCATTATGGGAGTTCCGACTGCGCCCTGCGGCGACTGCTACTACTGCCGGCGTCGATTGGAAAATTTGTGCCCCCTAACCATGCGCGAATGGCTGATGGGCGCCTATGCAGAATATATCAAAATTCCCCGCCGCATCGTTGAAAAAAATATGTTCATTAAACCCGCCTTTCTCTCATTTGAAGAAGCCAGCTTTTTAGAACCATTGGCCTGTGTTATCCATGGTATCGAGCCCTTGCATATTTTTCCTGAGGATACTGTGCTGATCATCGGAGCAGGACCCATTGGACTGTTACATGTTTTAATGGCAAAGATTAAAGGCGCTCATAAAATAATTGTCGCCGGCAAACATGAACAAAAGCTGCAAATAGCGACAGAGTTGGGCGCAGATTTTGTCATTAACACCGTAACAGAAAATTCTGTTGAGACGGTTCAGGAGATTACAAAAGGCTACGGAGCGAATTGGATTTTCGAATGCACCGGCCTCCCCCTGGTTTGGGAAGAGTCGATATCGCTTGCTTCCAAAGGGGCAACAATCATACTTTTTGGCGGCTGTCCTCCGGACACGAAAATCATGGCGGATACCGCCCGCTTGCACTATGATGAAATCTCTCTAATGGGTTCTTTTCATTACACCCCAGGAGACGTCGAGATAGCCTATCAACTGCTCGTTGAAAAACAAATC